The Paracoccus sediminicola genome has a segment encoding these proteins:
- a CDS encoding GSCFA domain-containing protein has product MAEAPKNPYKIQPEKAFWRASVGTRHYADMENLWEPMALKRADRVATAGSCFAQHIGNNLARRGAAFMDMEPAPPVFANETEARRWGYGVFSCRYGNIYTSRQLVQLFDEAHGQRIPGERVWEKDGRFFDALRPGLDPVGQESPEDVLQMRNRHLEAVRRMFAELDVFVFTMGLTEGWESVSDGTMFPVAPGTIAGTYRPEDYRLHNLRHHEVSRDMLEFWDRLRSVNPAARMLLTVSPVPLAATATQNHVLVATIQSKSILRSVAGELSEDYDGIHYFPSFEVISSHPARGMFFEPDLRNVNMFGVDLVMKHFFSGPLAEEFGGEVEKPLQEPELICDEARLDAS; this is encoded by the coding sequence ATGGCTGAAGCACCGAAGAATCCCTATAAGATCCAGCCCGAGAAAGCCTTCTGGCGCGCCTCTGTCGGGACGCGCCACTATGCGGATATGGAAAACCTCTGGGAGCCGATGGCGCTGAAGCGTGCGGATCGCGTGGCGACCGCAGGCAGCTGCTTTGCGCAGCATATCGGCAATAACCTCGCCCGCCGCGGCGCCGCGTTCATGGATATGGAACCGGCGCCGCCCGTCTTCGCCAACGAGACCGAGGCGCGGCGCTGGGGCTATGGCGTCTTCTCGTGCCGCTACGGCAATATCTACACCTCGCGCCAGCTCGTGCAGCTTTTCGATGAGGCGCATGGCCAGCGCATTCCGGGCGAACGGGTCTGGGAAAAGGATGGCCGCTTCTTCGATGCGCTGCGCCCCGGTCTGGACCCGGTCGGGCAGGAATCCCCCGAAGACGTTCTGCAAATGCGCAACCGCCATCTGGAGGCCGTGCGGCGCATGTTCGCCGAGCTCGATGTGTTCGTGTTCACGATGGGGCTGACCGAGGGATGGGAGTCGGTCTCTGATGGGACGATGTTCCCGGTCGCGCCCGGCACCATCGCCGGGACCTATCGGCCTGAGGATTACCGGCTGCATAATCTGCGCCACCACGAGGTCAGCCGCGACATGCTGGAATTCTGGGACCGGCTGCGCAGCGTGAACCCCGCTGCGCGTATGCTGCTGACCGTTTCTCCGGTGCCGCTTGCCGCCACAGCGACACAGAACCATGTGCTTGTCGCGACCATCCAGTCGAAATCCATTCTGCGATCGGTTGCCGGCGAGTTGAGCGAGGATTACGACGGCATCCATTATTTCCCCTCATTCGAGGTCATCTCCTCCCATCCTGCGCGCGGTATGTTCTTCGAGCCTGATTTGCGTAATGTGAACATGTTCGGCGTCGATCTCGTGATGAAGCATTTCTTCTCGGGTCCGCTGGCAGAGGAATTCGGAGGAGAGGTCGAGAAGCCGTTGCAGGAACCGGAACTGATCTGTGATGAGGCGCGGCTGGATGCGTCCTGA
- a CDS encoding GNAT family N-acetyltransferase, with product MMLSKGRYRVRLAESADDLRAAQRLRWLAFIGKRGAADDGASVDADGFDAACRHVLIEDQRSGQLLATFRFMFLESGAEIGRSYAASHYDLERLRDFSGPMVEMGRFCLHPEHADPDLLRVAWGAMTRFVDENGIELLFGCSSFTGTDTQGYADTFALLKERHLAPRRWLPRVKAPKVFRFARALRRQKPDLKRAQAGLPPLLRSYLMMGGWVSDHAVVDDELGTLHVFTGLEIATIPAGRQKLLRGVAG from the coding sequence ATGATGCTGAGCAAGGGTCGCTACCGCGTCCGTCTGGCAGAGAGTGCGGATGATCTGCGCGCCGCGCAGCGCCTTCGCTGGCTGGCCTTCATCGGCAAGCGCGGCGCTGCGGATGACGGGGCGTCGGTCGATGCGGATGGCTTCGACGCGGCCTGCCGCCACGTGCTGATCGAGGATCAGCGCAGCGGACAACTTCTGGCGACCTTCCGCTTCATGTTTCTTGAAAGCGGGGCCGAGATCGGTCGCAGCTACGCGGCCAGCCATTACGATCTGGAACGTCTGCGCGATTTTTCCGGCCCCATGGTCGAGATGGGCCGCTTCTGTCTTCATCCCGAACATGCCGATCCCGATCTGCTCCGCGTCGCCTGGGGCGCGATGACACGATTCGTCGACGAGAACGGGATCGAGCTGCTGTTTGGCTGTTCCTCTTTCACCGGCACCGACACGCAAGGCTATGCCGATACCTTCGCCTTGCTGAAAGAGCGCCACCTCGCGCCGCGCCGCTGGCTGCCGCGCGTCAAGGCGCCAAAGGTGTTCCGCTTCGCCCGCGCGCTGCGCCGTCAAAAGCCCGATCTGAAACGCGCGCAGGCAGGGCTGCCGCCGCTTCTGCGCAGCTATCTGATGATGGGTGGCTGGGTCAGCGATCACGCCGTGGTCGATGACGAACTCGGCACGCTGCATGTCTTCACCGGCCTCGAAATCGCCACTATCCCGGCTGGCCGCCAGAAGCTCCTGCGCGGCGTGGCGGGGTAG
- a CDS encoding formate/nitrite transporter family protein translates to MPQHDTEEDTGADLEVSSDEKEDAEQSHALSAVSVYLVVHEEGLEELNRPAMSLWWSGVAAGIGISASVLAEGILHTTFAGHAYRAAIENWGYTVGFVLVILGRLQLFTENTLTAILPLLSRRSGEMLWCTARLWSVVFLANMAGTFASVLLAYRVGVVPPEYVEGMIAISEHYGELSAYDSFVRGIPAGFFVAAIVWMLPSARASAIFVIMMFTYLIAMGGFTHVIAGSGELFLLMLAGKLGAGHAAAVLFATLAGNIAGGTGLFALLAYGQVANEIET, encoded by the coding sequence ATGCCGCAGCATGATACCGAGGAGGACACCGGCGCTGATCTGGAGGTCAGCTCGGACGAAAAGGAGGATGCCGAGCAAAGCCACGCGCTGAGCGCCGTCTCGGTTTATCTGGTCGTTCATGAAGAGGGGTTGGAAGAGCTGAACCGCCCGGCCATGTCGCTCTGGTGGTCAGGGGTCGCGGCCGGGATCGGGATTTCTGCCTCGGTTCTTGCCGAAGGAATTCTGCACACCACCTTTGCCGGCCACGCCTATCGCGCGGCGATCGAGAACTGGGGTTATACGGTCGGCTTCGTGCTGGTGATCCTCGGGCGCTTGCAGCTGTTCACCGAGAACACGCTGACCGCGATCCTGCCGCTTCTGTCGCGGCGCTCGGGCGAGATGCTGTGGTGCACGGCGCGGCTGTGGAGCGTGGTTTTCCTTGCCAATATGGCCGGCACCTTCGCTTCGGTCCTGCTCGCCTATCGGGTCGGGGTGGTGCCGCCGGAATATGTCGAGGGCATGATCGCGATCTCGGAGCATTACGGCGAGCTGAGCGCCTATGACTCCTTTGTGCGCGGCATCCCCGCCGGATTTTTCGTCGCGGCTATCGTGTGGATGCTGCCTTCGGCACGAGCCTCGGCGATCTTCGTCATCATGATGTTCACCTATTTGATCGCGATGGGCGGGTTCACCCATGTCATCGCCGGATCGGGCGAGCTGTTCTTGCTGATGCTGGCGGGCAAGCTGGGCGCGGGCCATGCGGCGGCGGTGCTGTTCGCGACATTGGCGGGCAATATCGCCGGTGGCACCGGGCTGTTCGCGTTGCTGGCTTACGGTCAGGTCGCCAACGAGATCGAAACCTGA
- a CDS encoding AI-2E family transporter → MPAPRQMPPRDEDDGALRISRRPVPVPTILTTFAVALTLALLWKLSFVLLMGFAAILLGIALRKTANYLMRYLHLSSGVAVLVVLAVALLAFGLLAMIAGPQITQQMRQLFAAIPQAWSQVMDWLNSSAIGNFLLERAPPPADAAIEGGQGGSPAGGAGSGSGSSGMGPFAGSVMSVFGVLRGTVNAVIGGIANLVLIITVAIFLALHPQPYIHGLLRLVPIVHRDHAAEILREIGDKLWSWLAGQSLDMLIVAVLTGGGLWLLDIPLALVLGIIAGLTNAIPFIGPFLSGVPAVLFSLTQGPRDAFYVLLLFIAIQQLEGNVIMPLIQRRAAGLPPVMTIFGVIVFGVLFGLPGILVAAPLMVVAMVLVQRLYIEGVLGDDLPDHVPDDKPEDGDGAAQG, encoded by the coding sequence ATGCCCGCCCCGCGCCAGATGCCGCCCCGTGATGAGGATGACGGCGCGCTGCGCATCTCGCGCCGCCCGGTGCCGGTGCCGACGATTTTGACCACTTTCGCCGTGGCGCTGACGTTGGCGCTGCTGTGGAAATTATCCTTCGTGCTGTTGATGGGCTTCGCCGCGATCCTTCTCGGCATCGCTCTGCGCAAGACCGCGAATTATCTGATGCGTTATCTGCACCTCTCGTCAGGCGTGGCGGTGCTTGTGGTCCTGGCCGTTGCGCTGCTGGCCTTCGGATTGCTGGCAATGATTGCCGGGCCGCAGATCACCCAGCAGATGCGCCAGCTTTTCGCCGCCATTCCGCAGGCCTGGTCGCAGGTGATGGACTGGCTCAACAGCTCGGCCATCGGAAATTTCCTGCTCGAACGCGCCCCGCCCCCTGCCGATGCCGCCATCGAAGGCGGGCAGGGCGGCAGCCCGGCTGGCGGTGCAGGCTCTGGCTCTGGCAGCAGCGGCATGGGCCCTTTCGCCGGCTCGGTGATGAGCGTCTTCGGAGTGCTGCGGGGCACCGTGAACGCAGTGATCGGCGGCATCGCCAATTTGGTGCTGATCATCACCGTGGCGATTTTTCTGGCGCTGCACCCTCAGCCCTATATCCATGGCTTGCTGCGCCTGGTGCCCATCGTCCATCGCGACCACGCCGCCGAGATCCTGCGCGAGATCGGCGACAAGCTGTGGAGCTGGCTCGCCGGGCAGTCGCTGGACATGCTGATCGTCGCCGTTCTGACCGGCGGCGGGCTGTGGCTGCTTGATATTCCGCTGGCGCTCGTGCTCGGCATCATTGCCGGGCTGACCAACGCCATCCCCTTTATCGGCCCGTTTCTCTCGGGCGTGCCGGCGGTGCTGTTCTCGCTGACCCAGGGGCCGCGCGATGCGTTCTATGTGCTGCTGCTCTTCATCGCCATTCAGCAGCTTGAGGGTAATGTCATCATGCCGCTGATCCAGCGGCGCGCGGCGGGGCTGCCGCCGGTGATGACGATTTTCGGCGTGATCGTGTTCGGCGTGCTGTTCGGCCTGCCGGGCATCCTTGTCGCCGCGCCGCTGATGGTGGTGGCGATGGTGCTGGTACAGCGGCTCTATATCGAGGGCGTGCTCGGCGACGATCTGCCCGATCACGTGCCGGACGACAAGCCGGAGGACGGCGACGGCGCGGCGCAGGGCTAA
- a CDS encoding outer membrane protein assembly factor BamE encodes MKLLIRSMFVFTTLLITACSPVYRNHGYIPPAEDLALVQPGQTSRLELDSLIGRPTAEGLLQGSGWYYVGSRWRHYGPLQPQEISREVVAISFAPDGVVTNVERFGLEDGRVVVLSRRVTDSNVTSVGLIRQIVGNIGNFNPGSVLD; translated from the coding sequence ATGAAATTGTTGATCCGCAGCATGTTTGTGTTCACGACGCTGCTCATCACCGCTTGTTCCCCGGTCTATCGGAATCACGGCTATATCCCGCCCGCCGAGGATCTGGCGCTCGTCCAGCCCGGTCAGACAAGCCGGCTCGAACTGGACAGCCTGATCGGGCGGCCCACCGCCGAAGGGCTGCTGCAAGGCTCCGGCTGGTACTACGTCGGCTCGCGCTGGCGTCACTATGGTCCGCTTCAGCCGCAGGAGATCAGCCGCGAAGTCGTGGCGATCAGCTTTGCTCCTGACGGTGTCGTCACCAATGTCGAACGGTTTGGGCTCGAAGACGGGCGCGTTGTGGTGCTGTCGCGCCGCGTGACAGATTCGAATGTCACTTCGGTGGGGCTGATCCGCCAGATCGTCGGCAATATCGGCAATTTCAACCCCGGATCGGTTCTCGACTGA
- a CDS encoding YceD family protein — translation MRNPLSERLRVAHLSPSRDNAFDLEPDADARNRIAGRLELLELPRMRFTGAIRASGADEWALNGTLSATVVQPCVVTLEPVQSEISEEVALIFSPHVTAPEEDEIEMGDDTIEPLGQSIDLGAIAIEALSLTLPTHPRAAGAELPDTATDDDDAEDERPKPFAGLAEMMKKND, via the coding sequence ATGCGCAACCCTCTTTCGGAAAGGCTGCGGGTGGCGCATCTGTCGCCAAGCCGCGACAATGCGTTCGATCTCGAACCCGACGCCGACGCCCGCAACCGCATCGCCGGCAGGCTGGAATTGCTGGAACTGCCCCGGATGCGGTTCACCGGCGCGATACGTGCCTCGGGCGCGGACGAATGGGCGTTGAACGGCACGCTCAGCGCCACCGTGGTTCAGCCCTGCGTGGTCACGCTGGAGCCGGTGCAAAGCGAGATCTCCGAGGAGGTCGCGCTGATCTTTTCGCCCCATGTGACCGCGCCGGAGGAAGACGAGATCGAGATGGGCGACGACACGATCGAACCTCTCGGACAGTCGATCGACCTCGGCGCGATCGCCATCGAGGCGTTGTCGCTGACGCTTCCGACGCATCCGCGTGCCGCGGGCGCCGAGCTTCCCGACACCGCGACCGACGATGACGATGCAGAGGACGAACGGCCAAAACCCTTTGCCGGGCTGGCCGAGATGATGAAAAAAAACGACTAG
- the rnhA gene encoding ribonuclease HI, with product MSDLYAWTDGACSGNPGPGGWGVLMRAMRGDEVVKERELKGGEPDTTNNRMELMAAIAALEALTRPSDITITTDSAYVKNGVTGWIHGWKKNGWKTAAKKPVKNVDLWQRLDAAQTRHRVRWEWIKGHAGHAENERADELARAGMKPFKPRESAGDAASG from the coding sequence ATGTCTGATCTCTATGCCTGGACCGACGGCGCCTGTTCGGGCAATCCCGGCCCCGGAGGCTGGGGCGTGCTGATGCGCGCAATGCGCGGCGACGAGGTGGTGAAAGAGCGCGAGCTTAAGGGCGGCGAGCCGGACACCACCAATAACCGGATGGAGCTGATGGCCGCGATCGCCGCGCTCGAGGCGCTGACAAGGCCATCGGACATCACCATCACCACCGATTCGGCCTATGTGAAGAACGGCGTGACCGGCTGGATCCACGGCTGGAAGAAGAACGGCTGGAAGACGGCCGCGAAGAAGCCGGTGAAGAATGTCGATCTGTGGCAGAGGCTGGATGCCGCGCAGACACGGCATCGGGTCCGCTGGGAATGGATCAAGGGCCATGCCGGCCATGCCGAGAACGAACGCGCCGACGAGCTGGCGCGCGCCGGGATGAAGCCTTTCAAACCGCGCGAAAGCGCCGGTGACGCGGCGTCGGGCTAG
- a CDS encoding DUF3429 domain-containing protein, with protein sequence MQIPAIPLILGLAGTLPFLGAALSLWLGTRLVPFSPAPVSVAIIYGQIILSFMSGVIWGFAAKASGARAMVGYVLSVIPALWVLFTAWADPAEVIWSLMAGFAALLLIDALFWSWGLAPRWWMRLRLLLSGIVIAALIVVLLHV encoded by the coding sequence ATGCAAATTCCCGCCATCCCCCTGATTCTCGGCCTTGCCGGCACGCTGCCCTTTCTCGGCGCGGCGCTTTCGTTGTGGCTGGGGACGCGGCTCGTGCCCTTCTCGCCCGCGCCGGTTTCGGTGGCGATCATCTATGGCCAGATCATCCTGTCCTTCATGTCGGGCGTCATCTGGGGATTCGCCGCCAAGGCCAGTGGCGCGCGGGCGATGGTGGGCTATGTGCTGTCGGTGATCCCGGCGCTCTGGGTGCTGTTCACCGCTTGGGCGGACCCGGCGGAAGTGATCTGGTCCCTGATGGCAGGCTTTGCCGCGCTGTTGCTGATCGACGCGCTGTTCTGGTCCTGGGGGCTCGCGCCCCGCTGGTGGATGCGGCTGCGCCTGCTGCTGAGCGGCATCGTCATTGCGGCGCTGATCGTGGTGCTGCTGCATGTCTGA
- a CDS encoding glutathione S-transferase family protein: protein MKLYSMPSSGNSYKVRLLLSLLGREIEIVDVEDSSTEILEAKAQGRLPFGKAPVLELEGGRLLPESNAILCYLGEGSAFMPEDGFARAQMLGWMFWEQNAHEGVIAVRAALQSYKNRRHLATPERMAELLERGHALLQVMEDRLSAHDWLAGDAVSLADLCLYGYTHSAGSKGGFDMARFPGINRWIARVAALPGYKGLAA, encoded by the coding sequence ATGAAACTCTATTCGATGCCGTCCTCCGGCAATTCCTACAAGGTGCGGCTGTTGCTCTCGTTGCTGGGCCGCGAGATCGAGATCGTCGATGTCGAGGACAGCTCGACCGAGATCCTCGAGGCGAAGGCGCAGGGGCGGCTGCCCTTTGGCAAGGCTCCGGTGCTGGAGCTGGAGGGCGGGCGGCTGTTGCCCGAATCGAATGCGATCCTCTGCTATCTGGGTGAGGGAAGCGCGTTCATGCCCGAGGATGGGTTTGCCCGTGCCCAGATGCTGGGCTGGATGTTCTGGGAACAGAACGCGCATGAGGGTGTCATCGCCGTGCGTGCCGCGTTGCAAAGCTATAAGAACCGCCGCCATCTGGCCACGCCCGAACGGATGGCCGAGTTGCTGGAGCGAGGCCACGCGCTGTTGCAGGTCATGGAGGACCGGCTTTCGGCGCATGACTGGCTGGCGGGCGATGCGGTGAGCCTCGCCGATCTCTGTCTTTACGGCTACACCCATAGCGCAGGAAGCAAGGGCGGGTTTGACATGGCGCGGTTTCCCGGCATCAATCGCTGGATTGCGCGCGTCGCCGCGCTGCCGGGTTATAAGGGGCTTGCCGCATGA
- the ispH gene encoding 4-hydroxy-3-methylbut-2-enyl diphosphate reductase codes for MDNALPPLTLYLAAPRGFCAGVDRAIKIVEMALQKWGAPVYVRHEIVHNKFVVDSLREKGAVFVEELDECPDDRPVIFSAHGVPKAVPAEAQRREMIYVDATCPLVSKVHVEAERHHADGLQMVMIGHAGHPEVLGTMGQLPPGEVLLVETVEDVAGIEPRDPERLAFITQTTLSVDDTAAIVRALQARFPSIIGPAKEDICYATTNRQAAVKEVAPRIDALLVIGAPNSSNSRRLVEVGKAAGCDYAQLVMRADQIDWRAMEGVRSVGVTAGASAPEVLVNEVIDAFRDRFDVDVQIVETAQENVEFKVPRILRQPG; via the coding sequence ATGGACAACGCGCTTCCCCCCCTGACCCTCTATCTTGCCGCGCCTCGCGGCTTTTGCGCCGGTGTGGACCGGGCGATCAAGATCGTCGAGATGGCGCTGCAGAAATGGGGCGCGCCGGTCTATGTGCGTCACGAAATCGTGCATAACAAATTCGTGGTCGACAGCCTGCGCGAGAAGGGCGCGGTCTTTGTCGAAGAGCTGGATGAATGCCCCGATGACCGCCCGGTCATCTTTTCGGCTCATGGCGTGCCGAAGGCCGTCCCAGCCGAGGCGCAGCGGCGCGAGATGATCTATGTCGATGCGACCTGTCCGCTGGTCAGCAAGGTCCATGTCGAGGCCGAGCGCCACCATGCCGACGGGCTGCAAATGGTGATGATCGGCCATGCCGGCCACCCCGAGGTGCTTGGTACGATGGGCCAGTTGCCGCCCGGCGAGGTTCTGCTGGTCGAAACCGTCGAGGACGTGGCCGGGATCGAACCGCGCGATCCCGAGCGGCTGGCTTTCATCACCCAGACCACGCTTTCGGTCGATGACACCGCGGCCATCGTCCGGGCGCTTCAGGCGCGGTTCCCCTCGATCATCGGGCCGGCCAAGGAAGACATCTGCTATGCCACCACCAACCGTCAGGCGGCGGTCAAGGAAGTCGCGCCCAGGATCGACGCGCTGTTGGTGATCGGGGCGCCGAACTCGTCCAACTCGCGCCGTCTGGTCGAAGTCGGAAAGGCGGCGGGCTGCGACTATGCCCAGCTGGTCATGCGCGCCGACCAGATCGACTGGCGGGCGATGGAAGGGGTCCGCTCGGTCGGCGTCACCGCCGGGGCGAGCGCGCCGGAAGTGCTGGTGAACGAGGTGATCGACGCCTTCCGCGACCGCTTCGATGTCGACGTGCAGATCGTTGAAACCGCGCAGGAAAATGTCGAATTCAAGGTGCCCCGCATTCTGCGTCAACCTGGCTGA
- a CDS encoding PQQ-dependent sugar dehydrogenase, giving the protein MTHPILTTATAVLIASGASAAPWPQGEPNTDFQPAFPEQTRAEAMDSGITLKSEPVVQGLVHPWAVELLPDGGALITERPGRLKYYTGSEVHDVTGIPEVSAGGQGGLLDVALSPDFADNRVIFLSYAEPRDGGNGTSVARMVLAEDGMSVSDVQVIFRQTPTYDGDKHFGSRIVPAPDGTLFITLGERSDVPIRDTAQDMQNHLGKLIRITPDGNIPSDNPYSDGQQALPEIYASGLRNVQAATLDGNGELWTIEHGPLGGDEVNKPQSGENYGWPTVSYGYNYDGTRVGSGESSKEGFAEPIYYWDPVIAPSGAEFYQGNLFSGWQGDLLIGAMNPPALVRLTIEGDRVTGEERFEPGIGRIRDVQEAPDGTLWVVTDEDDGGLYRLSPEG; this is encoded by the coding sequence GTGACCCATCCAATCCTCACCACCGCCACCGCTGTTCTGATCGCCAGCGGCGCCTCTGCCGCGCCCTGGCCACAGGGCGAGCCGAACACCGATTTCCAGCCCGCCTTCCCCGAGCAGACGCGGGCCGAGGCGATGGACAGCGGCATCACCCTGAAATCCGAACCTGTCGTGCAGGGTCTCGTCCATCCCTGGGCGGTCGAGCTGCTGCCCGATGGCGGCGCATTGATCACCGAACGGCCCGGGCGGCTGAAATATTATACCGGCAGCGAGGTGCATGACGTCACGGGCATCCCGGAGGTTTCGGCCGGCGGCCAGGGCGGTCTTCTGGACGTGGCGCTCTCGCCGGATTTCGCGGATAACCGTGTTATTTTCCTCAGCTATGCTGAACCGCGCGATGGCGGCAATGGCACCTCGGTCGCGCGCATGGTGCTGGCCGAGGACGGCATGTCGGTCAGCGATGTGCAGGTGATTTTCCGCCAGACACCGACCTATGACGGCGACAAGCATTTTGGCAGTCGCATCGTGCCGGCGCCCGACGGGACGCTGTTCATCACCCTTGGCGAGCGTTCCGACGTGCCGATCCGCGACACGGCGCAGGATATGCAGAACCATCTGGGCAAGCTGATCCGCATCACGCCGGACGGGAATATTCCCTCGGATAACCCCTATTCCGACGGACAGCAGGCGCTGCCCGAGATCTATGCCAGCGGGCTGCGCAACGTGCAGGCGGCGACGCTGGACGGCAACGGCGAGCTTTGGACCATCGAGCATGGCCCGCTTGGCGGCGACGAGGTCAACAAGCCGCAATCGGGTGAGAATTACGGCTGGCCCACCGTCTCTTACGGCTATAATTACGACGGCACGCGGGTCGGCAGCGGCGAGTCCTCGAAAGAGGGCTTCGCCGAGCCGATCTATTACTGGGACCCGGTGATCGCGCCGTCGGGGGCCGAATTCTATCAGGGCAATCTGTTCAGCGGCTGGCAGGGCGATCTGCTGATCGGGGCAATGAACCCGCCTGCCTTGGTACGGCTGACCATCGAGGGCGACCGCGTTACCGGGGAAGAACGTTTCGAACCCGGCATCGGCCGCATCCGCGACGTACAGGAAGCACCGGACGGCACGCTGTGGGTGGTGACGGACGAAGATGATGGCGGGCTTTACCGCCTGTCGCCCGAAGGCTGA
- a CDS encoding NYN domain-containing protein — protein sequence MFYKDDRLALFIDGANLYAAAKSLGFDIDYKLLRQEFERRGKLLRAYYYTALLENEEYSPIRPLVDWLQYNGFALVTKAAKEYTDAVGRRKIKGNMDIELTVDAMELAPRLDHAVLFSGDGDFRPLVDALQRQGVRVSVVSTTRSQPPMIADELRRQADNFIELDALREVIGRPPREYAPREEQTVET from the coding sequence GTGTTCTATAAAGACGATCGGCTGGCGCTGTTCATTGATGGTGCTAATCTTTACGCCGCCGCCAAGTCCCTCGGGTTTGACATTGATTACAAGCTGTTACGGCAGGAATTTGAGCGCCGCGGAAAGCTGCTTCGCGCTTATTACTACACCGCGTTGCTGGAGAATGAAGAATATTCTCCCATCCGTCCGCTTGTCGACTGGCTGCAATATAACGGCTTCGCCCTCGTGACGAAGGCCGCAAAGGAATACACCGATGCCGTCGGGCGCCGGAAGATCAAGGGCAACATGGATATCGAGCTGACCGTGGACGCGATGGAACTCGCGCCGCGGTTGGATCACGCCGTGCTGTTCTCGGGCGACGGGGATTTCCGCCCGCTCGTCGATGCGTTGCAGCGTCAGGGGGTGCGGGTGTCGGTGGTGTCGACCACGCGCAGCCAGCCGCCCATGATCGCCGACGAGCTTCGCCGTCAGGCCGATAATTTCATCGAGCTGGATGCGCTGCGCGAGGTGATCGGCCGACCTCCGCGCGAATATGCGCCGCGCGAGGAGCAGACCGTAGAAACCTGA
- the folK gene encoding 2-amino-4-hydroxy-6-hydroxymethyldihydropteridine diphosphokinase produces the protein MPTKLSLIALGANLSSLAGSPEQTIRFAIRLISAIDGVQLKSVSRFYRTPAFPAGSGPEFVNCCAGLQSCIDPADLLENLHSIEARLGRTRENGRWSARGIDLDLLARGEMVTPDTQTFDKWRRLSPERQRVETPDRMILPHPRIQDRGFVLVPLADIAPGWRHPRSGLTVRQMLAALPAAARAEIRAFA, from the coding sequence ATGCCGACCAAATTATCGCTCATCGCTCTTGGGGCAAACTTGTCTTCTTTGGCAGGTTCGCCGGAGCAGACAATTCGATTCGCCATTAGGTTGATATCGGCCATTGACGGCGTCCAGCTTAAATCCGTCTCACGTTTTTACAGGACCCCTGCCTTTCCGGCCGGTAGCGGTCCGGAATTTGTCAATTGTTGCGCTGGCTTACAGAGCTGCATCGATCCTGCCGATTTGCTGGAAAATCTTCATTCGATCGAGGCGCGGCTTGGCCGGACGCGGGAAAACGGGCGTTGGAGCGCGCGTGGAATCGATCTCGATTTGCTCGCGAGAGGCGAAATGGTAACTCCTGACACACAGACATTTGACAAATGGAGGCGTCTTTCGCCCGAGCGACAGCGGGTTGAAACGCCGGATCGGATGATCCTGCCGCATCCGCGCATTCAGGATCGCGGTTTCGTGCTGGTCCCGCTGGCCGATATCGCGCCCGGCTGGCGGCATCCGCGCAGCGGGCTGACGGTGCGACAGATGCTGGCCGCCCTGCCCGCCGCTGCACGCGCCGAAATCCGGGCTTTTGCTTGA
- the rpoZ gene encoding DNA-directed RNA polymerase subunit omega, whose amino-acid sequence MARVTVEDCVDKVPNRFDLVMLSAHRAREIATGSPLTVERDNDKNPVVALREIADETQQVDELRERMIEGNQTQIEVDEPEEDAMALILGAEVERPKPADEESEEKMLRMMLEANERG is encoded by the coding sequence ATGGCTCGCGTGACCGTCGAAGACTGCGTTGACAAGGTTCCAAACCGCTTCGACCTGGTGATGCTCTCGGCCCATCGCGCCCGCGAGATCGCAACCGGCAGCCCGCTCACCGTCGAGCGTGACAACGACAAGAACCCCGTCGTCGCCCTGCGCGAAATCGCGGATGAAACCCAGCAGGTCGACGAGCTGCGAGAGCGCATGATCGAGGGCAATCAGACCCAGATCGAGGTTGACGAGCCCGAAGAGGATGCGATGGCGCTGATCCTCGGGGCCGAGGTCGAGCGTCCCAAGCCCGCCGACGAAGAATCCGAAGAAAAGATGCTGCGGATGATGCTGGAAGCGAACGAGCGCGGCTGA